Proteins found in one Lycium ferocissimum isolate CSIRO_LF1 chromosome 6, AGI_CSIRO_Lferr_CH_V1, whole genome shotgun sequence genomic segment:
- the LOC132059487 gene encoding uncharacterized protein LOC132059487 — protein MSMDKASADCPYPGCFFCVMKEGNPSKRRASILKFFRELPSQDDDGQVLPISGLWNTAMAHPNDPEFIELGIFECMSALIWKGLKNRRWLSHDQNIYIPYYAAHIIGSYTMNMEEFAERAVRAGIIPPLVELLRGRLTWVEQRVAVRALGHLATYASTFPAVASHGEILELSIQLAMSSLEIVYSHFYQYVDRRLSYHCDLLTRGMGGVEMESRKAEEWASQLQCWSLQLINCFAFKPEFLPTICKPEFLAKLPGMWGGLVNENSPAGIGLLRTICHHKLGRGPVAACPGIIEALCNIARSSDDWQYMAIDCLLWLLQDPSTTHKVIEKAVPALVDLAEISSLGDHKKLGDSIVNVLQECIESQGTGRTQINSHVKEEVEELLNSKQRLKWEKSMPKEDLHIKQAAALVVKLEGNSLFSSGNISGAAAKYSEALALCPMRSKKERVVLYSNRAQCHLLLQQPLAAIGDATRALCLHNPVNRHAKSLWRRAQAYDMLGLAKESLLDAILFINECSQSNDPDLSLRQNKVPDYAERLVKKQMRAAWLFREAAIKHGGVQCEGDAGDMCGQETDDSEWETASESEIGNEERDEIGDDICGWENEVERKDKYKKASLKEIKHGYNVQLTEDDV, from the exons ATGAGCATGGATAAAGCTTCTGCTGACTGTCCGTACCCAGGATGCTTCTTCTGTGTGATGAAGGAAGGGAACCCAAGCAAGCGCCGAGCGAGTATATTGAAGTTTTTTCGCGAACTTCCCTCACAGGATGATGATGGTCAAGTTCTTCCCATCAGTGGTCTATGGAATACTGCCATGGCGCATCCTAATGATCCAGAGTTTATCGAATTAGGGATATTTGAATGCATGTCAGCACTTATTTGGAAGGGTTTAAAGAACCGACGCTGGCTTTCGCAtgaccaaaatatatatattccttattatGCGGCACATATAATTGGATCGTATACCATGAATATGGAAGAGTTTGCTGAAAGAGCTGTGCGTGCTGGAATCATCCCTCCTTTAGTTGAACTTTTGAGAGGTAGGCTAACTTGGGTCGAACAGAGAGTTGCGGTGAGAGCTTTAGGACATTTAGCTACCTATGCCAGCACATTTCCAGCTGTTGCAAGTCACGGTGAGATTCTAGAGCTCTCCATCCAACTCGCGATGAGTTCTCTAGAAATTGTTTACTCTCACTTCTACCAATATGTTGATAGAAGACTTAGTTATCATTGTGACCTTCTTACGCGTGGGATGGGTGGAGTTGAAATGGAGTCCAGAAAGGCAGAAGAATGGGCCAGTCAGCTACAATGTTGGTCTCTGCAGCTTATTAATTGCTTTGCTTTCAAACCTGAATTTCTTCCTACTATATGCAAGCCGGAATTTCTAGCAAAGCTTCCAGGAATGTGGGGGGGACTTGTTAATGAAAATTCCCCTGCTGGAATTGGTTTATTGAGGACAATTTGCCATCACAAGCTTGGTAGAGGCCCTGTTGCTGCATGTCCTGGTATTATAGAGGCATTGTGCAATATAGCTCGCTCATCAGATGACTGGCAGTATATGGCAATTGACTGTCTTTTGTGGTTGCTCCAGGATCCAAGTACCACTCATAAg GTGATTGAAAAGGCTGTACCTGCACTTGTGGATCTTGCGGAGATATCATCCCTTGGGGATCATAAGAAGCTTGGAGATTCTATTGTCAATGTTCTTCAGGAATGTATTGAATCACAAGGGACAGGTCGTACTCAAATCAATAGCCATGTGaaagaagaagttgaagaactactGAATTCCAAACAGAGACTAAAATGGGAGAAAAGTATGCCTAAAGAGGACCTTCACATCAAACAGGCAGCAGCGCTGGTGGTAAAACTAGAAGGAAATTCCCTGTTTTCATCTGGAAATATTTCTGGGGCTGCAGCCAAATACTCGGAAGCATTGGCATTATGCCCAATGAGGtcaaagaaagagagagtggTTCTCTACAGCAATCGTGCTCAATGTCATCTTTTATTGCAACAACCATTGGCTGCTATAGGTGATGCTACTCGTGCATTGTGTCTTCATAATCCTGTGAACCGTCATGCCAAAAGCCTTTGGAGAAGAGCGCAGGCATATGACATGCTTGGTTTAGCCAAGGAGAGCTTATTAGATGCTATTCTGTTTATAAATGAGTGTTCTCAATCAAATGATCCTGATCTGTCTTTAAGGCAAAACAAGGTTCCTGATTATGCTGAGCGTTTAGTAAAAAAGCAGATGCGGGCAGCTTGGTTATTTAGAGAGGCTGCTATTAAACATGGTGGAGTTCAATGTGAAGGTGATGCTGGAGACATGTGTGGCCAGGAAACTGATGATTCTGAATGGGAGACAGCAAGTGAAAGTGAAATAGGAAATGAGGAGAGAGATGAAATCGGTGATGACATTTGTGGATGGGAAAATGAGGTTGAAAGGAAGGATAAGTACAAAAAGGCTTCACTCAAAG AGATAAAGCATGGATATAATGTGCAGCTTACTGAAGACGACGTGTAA